The following proteins are co-located in the Camelina sativa cultivar DH55 chromosome 12, Cs, whole genome shotgun sequence genome:
- the LOC109127933 gene encoding agamous-like MADS-box protein AGL75, translating to MAGLIWDLSLEKDEEEEAEFKAQTKEQVNTPQDLPPQLLFVHQFSLFMYNHGDKTLSRIPVSASNLNQDFSALLQESQLKKQLMKQELCDYDQNICMSDITNNSFQHPCVTKTEHYSGVQESFGMNELMQKEFYGYDQNMCSMGNINSSSFQHPCVSNTEAVQESVNNYGLDQLMQMQFYGCDQNMSSMGNSGLMQHEVYGYDQNLCTSDITDRNVPDPSLSNTV from the exons ATGGCTGGATT GATATGGGATTTATCCTTAgagaaggatgaagaagaagaggcagagTTCAAAGCACAGACCAAGGAGCAAGTGAACACACCTCAAGACTTGCCTCCTCAGCTTCTCTTCGTTCACCAA TTCTCGCTCTTTATGTATAACCATGGAGACAAGACTCTCTCTCGGATCCCAGTCTCTGCATCAAATCTCAATCAGGATTTCTCAGCGTTACTTCAAGAATCTCAGTTGAAGAAACAGTTAATGAAGCAGGAGCTCTGTGATTATGATCAGAACATATGCATGAGTGACATCACCAACAACAGTTTCCAACATCCTTGCGTCacaaaaacagaacattacTCGGGGGTACAAGAATCCTTTGGGATGAATGAGTTGATGCAGAAGGAGTTTTATGGGTATGATCAGAACATGTGTAGTATGGGTAACATCAATAGCAGCAGCTTTCAACATCCTTGCGTCTCAAACACAGAAGCAGTACAAGAATCTGTGAATAACTATGGGCTGGATCAGTTGATGCAGATGCAGTTTTATGGTTGTGATCAGAACATGTCTAGTATGGGTAACTCCGGGTTGATGCAGCATGAAGTTTATGGTTATGATCAGAACTTGTGTACGAGTGATATTACCGACAGAAACGTTCCAGATCCTAGTCTCTCAAACACAGTCTGA